From one Sulfurimonas sp. HSL-3221 genomic stretch:
- a CDS encoding MOSC domain-containing protein: protein MNERSGRVVSLIIGPEAKTALESVPSVTAVAGRGLAGDRYYFGRGSFNAPQFDPGVREVTLIAAEAIAECNRRLGTALSAADFRRNIVTEGIDLAALKGQRFRIGEVTLRWVRSAPPCRYLSRLLGEDMMAGLKGIGGIRAVIERGGAINEGDTVHVLS from the coding sequence ATGAATGAACGAAGCGGCAGGGTGGTCTCCCTCATTATCGGTCCCGAAGCAAAAACGGCGCTCGAAAGCGTACCTTCCGTTACTGCCGTTGCGGGCAGGGGGCTTGCCGGCGACCGCTACTATTTCGGCCGCGGCAGCTTCAACGCGCCCCAGTTCGACCCAGGCGTGCGCGAGGTGACGCTGATCGCCGCCGAGGCGATCGCCGAGTGCAACCGGAGGCTCGGTACGGCGCTCTCCGCCGCTGATTTCCGGCGCAACATCGTTACGGAAGGGATCGACCTTGCCGCACTCAAGGGACAGCGGTTCCGTATCGGGGAGGTGACGCTGCGGTGGGTGCGGAGCGCGCCGCCCTGCCGCTACCTTTCGCGGCTGCTTGGCGAGGATATGATGGCGGGTCTCAAGGGAATAGGCGGTATCCGTGCCGTGATTGAGAGGGGCGGGGCGATCAATGAAGGAGACACGGTCCATGTCCTATCGTGA
- a CDS encoding ferredoxin-thioredoxin reductase catalytic domain-containing protein yields the protein MQMVDMSSPEFLAELEKTKKFTDKVNAQFGWVYNPNHDVNEGVLMGLARHKILYGKRFCPCFMVLEDENGKHKSADDRICPCKPAIEHEVPEEGKCHCGIFCTPEYASTHDM from the coding sequence ATGCAGATGGTCGATATGAGTTCACCGGAGTTCCTCGCCGAACTCGAAAAAACGAAAAAATTCACCGACAAAGTCAACGCCCAGTTCGGATGGGTCTACAACCCGAATCATGACGTCAACGAGGGGGTCTTGATGGGACTGGCCCGTCACAAGATACTGTACGGAAAGCGTTTCTGCCCCTGCTTCATGGTCCTCGAAGACGAGAACGGCAAACACAAAAGCGCCGATGACCGCATCTGCCCCTGCAAACCCGCCATTGAGCACGAAGTTCCCGAAGAGGGCAAGTGCCACTGCGGTATCTTCTGTACCCCCGAATACGCTTCTACCCACGACATGTAA
- a CDS encoding flavin monoamine oxidase family protein, translated as MKPELIIVGAGLNGLLLAYLLQERYRITLLEGRPRIGGRILTVEEAGERFDLGPTWIWPHQHHIRHLIDALGLTLFRHYDQGAFAYDAPEGVQYFRTGQNAPSYRIEGGAGMLTSSLAERLGDVDIRLETPVRTIHSDSEGVTVQTDGETLRASHCIITLPPRLCADTIAFEPPLAAPMREKMLAIPTWMGFSSKCIVTYAEPFWRERGLSGFATSHRGPLSEVHDASTRNKGALFGFYHTRSADDSQPERVIEQLERLFGAQARDYELFRYHNWRSDPYTSVPADREPLDAHPRYGMETEASERIRFCGTETSAEEGGYLEGAVIAAMRLAKTLMEA; from the coding sequence ATGAAACCGGAACTCATTATCGTAGGGGCGGGCCTGAACGGTCTGCTGTTGGCCTACCTGCTGCAAGAGCGCTACCGCATCACCCTGCTCGAAGGGCGGCCGCGCATCGGCGGCAGGATCCTTACGGTAGAGGAGGCGGGGGAGCGCTTCGACCTCGGCCCTACCTGGATCTGGCCCCACCAGCACCACATACGGCACCTCATCGATGCCCTGGGCCTCACCCTGTTCCGCCACTACGACCAGGGCGCCTTCGCCTATGACGCGCCCGAAGGCGTGCAGTACTTCCGCACCGGGCAAAATGCCCCCTCCTACAGGATCGAAGGGGGGGCGGGCATGCTGACATCCTCCCTGGCCGAACGCTTAGGCGACGTCGACATCAGGCTGGAAACCCCCGTGCGTACGATCCACTCCGACAGCGAGGGTGTCACCGTGCAGACCGACGGCGAAACGCTGCGGGCCTCGCACTGCATCATCACCCTCCCGCCACGCCTCTGTGCCGACACCATCGCTTTTGAACCGCCGCTGGCGGCGCCGATGCGTGAAAAGATGCTCGCCATCCCGACCTGGATGGGCTTTTCGTCCAAGTGCATCGTCACCTATGCCGAACCGTTCTGGCGCGAGCGGGGGCTCAGCGGGTTCGCCACCAGCCACCGCGGCCCCCTCTCCGAAGTGCACGACGCTTCGACCCGGAACAAAGGGGCGCTTTTCGGCTTTTACCACACCCGTTCCGCCGACGACTCCCAGCCTGAACGCGTGATCGAACAGCTTGAGCGCCTTTTCGGAGCGCAGGCCCGCGACTACGAACTCTTCCGCTACCACAACTGGCGCAGCGACCCCTATACCTCCGTCCCCGCCGACCGCGAACCCCTCGACGCCCACCCCCGCTACGGGATGGAAACGGAGGCTTCGGAACGCATCCGCTTCTGCGGGACGGAAACCTCCGCCGAGGAGGGCGGCTACCTCGAAGGCGCCGTCATCGCCGCAATGCGGCTGGCAAAAACGTTGATGGAAGCTTGA
- a CDS encoding OmpP1/FadL family transporter yields the protein MNKSTRLALAAVTALGATSAFATNGDHLIGLGAKARGMGGIGIGLSHGAESALANPAMITEVPATEISFGGTIFMPDVKYDGGAGYQQSDADLNVIPEVSIAAKINDNLYLGVGMWGTGGMGTDYREDTSGTTMQMVTNLQLMQFGVPVAYTSHGFSIGATAIIQYGALDINYNNGSTVGSGIAQDIAFGYTLGASYDLGEAGITGAKVGLVYKSAITMDYKDQLTNATAPFATAGVTGISSELEQPVEYGAGLSYTLGSHTAAFDYKRIAWSDAKGYKDFGWSDQDVFMIGYEFTSELGQLRAGYNYAKSPIKELDWMSNGGAALNMFNLLGFPATVEQHFTVGGTYHLNETLACDLAIAYAPEVEERFTSANLSGPYEIGSKHSQSSVSMQVTYAF from the coding sequence ATGAACAAATCAACACGACTGGCGCTTGCTGCCGTGACAGCACTCGGGGCAACGTCCGCATTCGCGACCAACGGAGACCACCTTATCGGTCTCGGAGCCAAAGCGCGCGGCATGGGCGGTATCGGCATCGGGCTGAGCCACGGGGCGGAATCGGCCCTGGCCAACCCCGCAATGATTACCGAAGTCCCCGCCACGGAGATCTCATTCGGCGGCACGATCTTCATGCCGGATGTCAAATACGACGGCGGTGCGGGCTACCAGCAGAGCGATGCCGACCTGAATGTCATTCCGGAAGTATCGATTGCGGCCAAGATCAATGACAACCTTTACCTCGGCGTCGGGATGTGGGGCACCGGGGGCATGGGAACCGATTACCGCGAAGACACCTCAGGGACCACGATGCAGATGGTGACGAACCTGCAGCTGATGCAGTTCGGCGTCCCGGTAGCGTATACCTCCCACGGCTTCAGCATCGGCGCGACGGCGATCATCCAGTACGGCGCACTCGATATCAACTATAACAACGGGAGCACCGTCGGCTCGGGCATCGCACAGGATATCGCTTTTGGGTACACCCTGGGGGCTTCTTACGACCTGGGCGAAGCCGGCATCACGGGCGCCAAGGTGGGCCTCGTCTATAAATCCGCCATCACGATGGACTACAAAGACCAGCTGACGAATGCAACGGCCCCGTTTGCCACTGCGGGCGTTACCGGCATCTCCTCGGAGCTGGAGCAGCCGGTCGAATACGGTGCGGGGCTCTCCTACACTCTAGGCAGCCATACCGCCGCGTTCGACTATAAGCGTATCGCCTGGAGCGACGCCAAAGGGTACAAAGATTTCGGCTGGAGCGATCAAGACGTCTTTATGATCGGCTATGAGTTTACGTCCGAACTGGGACAGCTCAGAGCGGGATACAACTACGCCAAAAGCCCGATCAAAGAGCTCGACTGGATGAGCAACGGCGGCGCGGCACTGAATATGTTCAACCTGCTCGGGTTCCCGGCCACCGTGGAACAGCACTTCACTGTAGGGGGAACCTATCACCTCAACGAAACGCTCGCGTGCGACCTCGCCATCGCCTATGCGCCGGAAGTCGAAGAACGGTTTACCTCCGCCAACCTCTCCGGCCCATACGAAATCGGATCGAAACACAGCCAGTCCAGCGTCAGCATGCAGGTGACTTACGCCTTCTAA
- a CDS encoding DUF429 domain-containing protein: MPLTPAPFYIGIDLAWAEGNPSGVAVLDGEARLVAYNYAETVEAILDVVRAYPGCRVGVDAPMIIPNATGHRPNELQFLKTFARYGLGVHAVNTQLFEKRFKRYAGFALYEGLEAEGIGFEEGTLFEVYPHATILALFNGGKVLRYKASAPRETRLRAMAKLQTALFEVLTLPNSLKTPLGTLRGKALKAEEDFLDSLVCAYTLCYAAEKRCLTFGDAACGVLLTPPGLTPS; encoded by the coding sequence ATGCCGCTGACACCGGCACCGTTTTACATCGGTATCGACCTCGCCTGGGCGGAGGGCAATCCCAGCGGCGTCGCTGTCCTCGATGGGGAGGCGCGGCTCGTCGCTTACAATTATGCGGAGACGGTCGAAGCGATCCTCGACGTCGTCCGCGCCTATCCGGGCTGCCGCGTCGGCGTCGACGCCCCGATGATCATCCCAAACGCTACGGGCCACCGCCCCAACGAGCTGCAATTCCTCAAAACCTTTGCCCGCTACGGCCTCGGGGTTCACGCCGTCAACACGCAGCTGTTTGAAAAACGTTTTAAACGTTATGCGGGGTTTGCCCTCTACGAAGGGCTCGAAGCCGAGGGGATCGGTTTTGAAGAGGGCACCCTTTTCGAAGTCTACCCCCACGCCACCATCCTCGCTCTCTTCAACGGAGGCAAGGTCCTGCGCTACAAAGCGTCCGCCCCGAGGGAGACGCGCCTGAGAGCCATGGCGAAGCTGCAAACGGCCCTGTTTGAAGTCCTAACGCTCCCAAACAGCCTTAAAACGCCTCTGGGGACGCTCAGGGGCAAAGCACTCAAGGCCGAAGAGGATTTTCTCGACAGCCTCGTCTGCGCCTACACGCTCTGTTACGCTGCCGAGAAAAGATGTCTGACGTTCGGGGATGCGGCGTGCGGCGTCCTGCTGACGCCGCCGGGGCTCACTCCGTCGTAA
- the proB gene encoding glutamate 5-kinase, with protein MKRLVIKVGTAVLTENNNIAKERMLNLVSMVAELKKKYDVVLVSSGAVAAGYSALKLDKRKQIGKKALAAAGQPILMTSYKKKFDIYDIDTAQILLTEDDFDSRKRTKMFQEIIDAHLQNDILPIVNENDITSTPDQLFGDNDQLSANVAFAIGAEQLIILSDIEGYFDKNPKEHADAQLRKKVTILTPGELLDEATPSSFFATGGIVTKLKAADFVMRRGIDMFLCNGFDLTAARNYLLDGEQTSGTLFTTE; from the coding sequence ATGAAACGTTTAGTGATCAAGGTCGGGACCGCCGTCCTGACCGAAAACAATAATATCGCCAAGGAGCGGATGCTCAACCTTGTCTCCATGGTGGCCGAATTGAAGAAAAAATATGATGTTGTTTTGGTCAGTTCCGGCGCCGTCGCGGCGGGCTACTCGGCGCTCAAACTCGACAAGCGCAAACAGATCGGCAAGAAGGCGCTGGCGGCGGCGGGGCAGCCGATTTTGATGACCAGCTACAAAAAGAAGTTCGACATCTACGACATCGACACCGCCCAGATCCTTCTGACTGAGGATGATTTCGACTCCCGCAAACGCACGAAGATGTTCCAGGAGATCATTGATGCGCATCTTCAGAACGATATTCTGCCCATCGTCAACGAGAATGACATCACCTCCACGCCCGATCAGCTTTTCGGCGACAACGACCAGCTCTCCGCCAACGTCGCCTTTGCGATCGGGGCGGAGCAGCTGATCATCCTCAGCGATATCGAGGGGTACTTCGACAAGAACCCCAAAGAGCACGCGGATGCGCAGCTGCGCAAAAAGGTAACGATCCTCACCCCCGGAGAACTGCTGGATGAAGCGACCCCCAGCAGTTTCTTCGCCACGGGCGGGATCGTCACCAAACTGAAAGCCGCCGATTTCGTGATGCGGCGCGGCATCGATATGTTTTTGTGCAACGGCTTCGACCTCACCGCCGCCCGCAATTATCTGCTCGACGGAGAACAGACGTCGGGGACCCTCTTTACGACGGAGTGA
- the recQ gene encoding DNA helicase RecQ, whose protein sequence is MTDHATDKYSVLKDRFGHNAFRPLQEEAVDAILAGRDLLMILPTGGGKSLSYQLPALLMEGTTVVISPLLALMHDQVQSLKAQGMRAEMLSSMQTAEESSEIVRRLYAGEIDFLYLSPERLNTEGMRNILSSIRLNYFVIDEAHCISEWGHEFRADYRALSQLRDFFPGIAIAAFTATATSHVREDILRLLRLNDPKVLQGQIYRDNLQITVRHRIKDGYDQLRDFLDDHKEESGIVYAFSRKSVEAVAHFLQQKGYAAAAYHAGMPTEQRNAVFHDFVHDQVRIIVATIAFGMGIDKSNIRYVFHMSLPKTVENYYQEIGRAGRDGDHADVVMLFGAQDLIQQKRFVEMNEDEQYKAHLMQKLGAVHRYASAETCRHQQLAEYFGDRIEPCGTHCDNCLEPEYDRRDITTEAQMLLSAVYRTGQRFGKSYLVDVLRGSREQKVLANGHDELSVYGVGEALNKKQWLVLIDRMLEIGAVDLNEHHGLFLTQEGLAVLKGEVPVLIRADRLNVRAKTVKKAAPESFDYDTELFEALRALRFEIAQEHGVPPYVVFGDKTLKEMAASRPQSKAQMLEVGGVGEVKFERYGAQFLVLLQS, encoded by the coding sequence ATGACCGATCACGCTACCGATAAATATTCCGTACTCAAAGACCGTTTCGGTCACAACGCCTTTCGCCCGCTGCAGGAGGAGGCCGTTGATGCCATTCTCGCCGGCCGCGACCTGCTGATGATCCTGCCTACCGGCGGCGGGAAGTCGCTCTCCTACCAGCTGCCGGCGCTGCTGATGGAGGGGACGACCGTCGTCATCTCCCCGCTGCTTGCGCTCATGCACGACCAGGTCCAGAGCCTGAAAGCCCAGGGGATGCGCGCGGAGATGCTCTCCTCGATGCAGACGGCGGAGGAGAGCAGCGAGATCGTGCGCCGCCTCTACGCCGGGGAGATCGATTTTCTCTACCTCTCCCCCGAACGCCTCAATACGGAGGGGATGCGGAACATCCTTTCCTCGATTAGGCTCAACTACTTTGTCATCGACGAGGCGCACTGTATCAGCGAGTGGGGGCACGAGTTCCGGGCCGACTACCGCGCCCTGTCGCAGCTACGGGACTTTTTCCCCGGGATCGCTATCGCCGCGTTCACCGCGACGGCCACGTCGCATGTGCGCGAGGACATCCTGCGCCTGCTGCGCCTGAACGACCCTAAAGTCCTGCAGGGACAGATCTACCGCGACAACCTCCAGATCACCGTGCGCCACCGCATCAAAGACGGGTACGACCAGCTCCGGGACTTTCTCGACGACCACAAAGAAGAGAGCGGCATCGTCTACGCCTTCTCCCGCAAGAGCGTCGAGGCCGTCGCGCACTTTCTCCAGCAGAAAGGATATGCGGCGGCGGCCTATCATGCCGGGATGCCGACGGAGCAGCGCAACGCTGTTTTTCACGACTTCGTGCACGACCAAGTCCGGATCATCGTCGCGACGATCGCCTTCGGGATGGGCATTGACAAGAGCAACATCCGCTACGTTTTTCACATGAGCCTGCCCAAGACCGTCGAGAACTACTACCAGGAGATCGGGCGGGCGGGGCGCGACGGCGACCATGCCGACGTCGTCATGCTTTTCGGGGCCCAGGACCTTATCCAGCAGAAGCGGTTCGTCGAGATGAACGAGGACGAGCAGTACAAGGCGCACCTGATGCAGAAGCTCGGCGCGGTGCACCGCTACGCTTCGGCGGAGACCTGCCGTCACCAGCAGCTCGCCGAATACTTCGGCGACCGCATCGAGCCCTGCGGGACGCACTGCGACAACTGCCTGGAGCCAGAGTACGACCGGCGCGACATCACGACCGAGGCGCAGATGCTTCTCTCGGCTGTCTACCGGACGGGGCAGCGGTTCGGCAAGAGCTACCTGGTTGACGTCCTGCGCGGCTCGCGGGAGCAGAAGGTACTCGCCAACGGGCATGACGAACTCTCCGTTTACGGGGTCGGCGAGGCACTGAACAAGAAGCAGTGGCTCGTGCTCATCGACCGGATGCTCGAGATAGGGGCGGTGGACCTGAACGAGCACCATGGTCTCTTTCTCACCCAGGAGGGTCTGGCCGTGCTCAAAGGCGAGGTGCCGGTCCTTATCCGTGCCGACCGTCTCAACGTCCGGGCCAAAACCGTGAAAAAGGCCGCGCCGGAGAGTTTCGACTATGACACGGAGCTTTTCGAGGCACTGCGGGCACTGCGGTTCGAGATCGCCCAGGAGCACGGGGTGCCGCCCTATGTCGTTTTCGGGGACAAAACCCTCAAGGAGATGGCGGCATCGCGGCCGCAGAGCAAGGCGCAGATGCTTGAGGTGGGCGGCGTCGGCGAGGTGAAATTCGAGCGCTACGGGGCGCAGTTTTTGGTGCTGCTGCAGAGCTGA
- a CDS encoding DUF5615 family PIN-like protein — translation MGWEKIRYPSDKEIKEFEKTFEQENGFKFIRKPRYFVDENLGQGVTDLIRYLGGNVTDPWEQGMLGYKDDRVWRFAREERRIILSHDDDFMDESKYPIRECYGYILLPHKEGGESPLTQKIVQMYNIISSGAGFLYRKKLIIRENGHWELHSISETGKIIKTLYDLNDRNHVYELN, via the coding sequence ATGGGTTGGGAAAAAATAAGATATCCATCGGATAAAGAAATCAAAGAATTCGAGAAAACATTTGAACAAGAAAATGGTTTTAAGTTCATCAGGAAACCAAGATATTTTGTAGATGAAAATCTTGGACAAGGTGTCACTGACCTGATACGCTATCTTGGTGGTAACGTTACTGACCCATGGGAACAGGGGATGCTTGGATACAAAGATGATCGTGTTTGGCGATTTGCAAGGGAAGAAAGACGAATCATCCTTTCCCATGACGATGACTTTATGGATGAAAGTAAATACCCTATCAGAGAATGCTATGGTTATATTCTTCTCCCTCACAAAGAAGGGGGCGAGTCTCCACTCACACAAAAAATCGTTCAAATGTATAATATTATTTCAAGTGGTGCAGGCTTTCTTTATAGAAAGAAATTGATTATTAGAGAAAATGGGCATTGGGAACTCCACTCAATATCAGAAACTGGCAAGATAATAAAGACCCTATATGATCTAAATGATAGGAACCATGTATATGAACTCAATTAG
- a CDS encoding uracil-DNA glycosylase, with protein MSAAVKIDADIKRFGKRLQDAVVVADAANFYAAKRTNTQRHNLQCYMQQMRALQPTLLLVGEAPGYNGCRLTGIPFSSEALVAEGMLEGSLFTAQHGYRVARPPYTREQSAGIVWEVLQKHRTAALCWNAFCFHPHGRGDPDSNRKPTSKEIDYAAPFLRRLLALFPSVTTVVAVGNSAEEALKRLQISHTKVRHPARGGKPAFTAGMEALLACR; from the coding sequence ATGTCCGCAGCCGTGAAGATCGACGCTGACATCAAGCGCTTTGGCAAACGCCTCCAGGACGCCGTCGTCGTTGCGGACGCCGCCAACTTCTACGCCGCCAAACGCACCAACACCCAGCGCCACAACCTGCAGTGCTACATGCAGCAGATGCGCGCGCTGCAGCCCACCCTGCTGCTCGTCGGCGAAGCCCCCGGCTACAACGGCTGCCGCCTGACCGGCATCCCCTTCAGCTCCGAAGCCCTCGTCGCCGAAGGCATGCTGGAGGGAAGCCTCTTTACGGCACAACACGGTTACCGGGTCGCCAGGCCCCCCTACACCCGCGAACAGAGTGCGGGCATCGTCTGGGAAGTACTGCAGAAGCACCGCACCGCCGCGCTCTGCTGGAACGCTTTCTGTTTCCACCCCCACGGCCGGGGCGATCCCGACTCCAACCGCAAACCGACAAGCAAGGAGATCGACTACGCGGCCCCCTTCCTGCGCCGCCTCCTTGCCCTTTTCCCCTCCGTGACCACCGTCGTCGCCGTCGGCAACAGCGCGGAAGAGGCCCTCAAACGGCTGCAGATCTCCCATACCAAAGTCCGCCATCCCGCCCGGGGCGGCAAACCCGCTTTCACTGCGGGGATGGAAGCACTACTGGCATGCCGCTGA